The following coding sequences lie in one Xanthomonas hortorum pv. pelargonii genomic window:
- a CDS encoding YdcH family protein: MFEGQPQTEIDALVKSDPEFKQLYQRHKLLNKKCMDAELGVLPIDDVTLGQMKREKLQAKEKLTRMYDQRTH, encoded by the coding sequence ATGTTCGAAGGGCAACCGCAGACCGAAATCGACGCATTGGTCAAGTCCGATCCCGAGTTCAAGCAGCTGTACCAACGCCACAAGCTCTTGAACAAGAAATGCATGGATGCCGAACTCGGGGTGCTCCCGATCGACGACGTGACCTTGGGCCAGATGAAACGCGAGAAATTGCAGGCCAAAGAAAAGCTCACCCGGATGTACGACCAGCGCACGCACTGA